A window of the Branchiostoma floridae strain S238N-H82 chromosome 12, Bfl_VNyyK, whole genome shotgun sequence genome harbors these coding sequences:
- the LOC118427149 gene encoding low-density lipoprotein receptor-related protein 2-like has translation MYGAGLRTDVTNACTDSGCMDMCLARPGGRTCICRAYFVLQSDNTTCAPPEIKAPSYLWISLLEGGTTVVRMFEGNSSSIRALAQQTVTVTNLLAAKSPSIVVSLDYDIRQGLVFWIDVGLKEIQQVNVRTGKVTALKTEISTGAEVLATDWVNQNLYYTDFNYNRIVMISYSSDSSNGNSHIISETGLDKPRGITVDPTAGLYFADTELDTISSCDFDGGNREEFYSLSGTHFYDITFDGEEIMATDWSDSTINFIHNSRNILAYGAGSVNRVLGVEFYHESRQPSGQSDCQVNNGGCQHTCVGDQSGHKCLCLPDYNLAEDQKTCVQNGHLFDKALLVSTDEGILRFPHNLVDLPKTADSTSTVLVTGGKTVAMDFNFNEKAIYYAEDVNGQMQNIKKFELARSSSVEIYSGGQGIAGIAVDWVTSNVYWTEGSTNGSISVARLDGSSRKILKEHLNDPRGIAVHPGLKLLYWTEVGGSTPRISRSTLAGTEQEVIISSNLGIAISKPTALSIDFLNSRVYWADSDTGTVMSSNLRGKEPQQHWSSNGGELFGIAVYKDFNFWTDRTNRTVSIGLRSTLEKTVQLQTTPHSVRVFDGSEQPLSRGPCDLQNGGCNELCLPTTTDRKVCACAEGHQLKPDGLTCINPANVPKTTPAVTTQARTTTVASPVRATSCTKDTLPPVTNGEFGRCPVTANVMKCYVVCRPNYRPTARTITCLPDGNWNITTEYACARAETPDAVSIPVSFNIPNVPCTNDVSTLRSARISLINNFRRQGICQTALQTNVDLCNADQIAVSCSDSSTRKRRAPEHVGVLQLLAAMSKDSHSRKPSAKITLMNEAKESILQYKEAYRKKRELGLEEKDIASSLTVGNNDDVVMHLVKKDVVGVGESRIWSDRVKRASNGLDVDIEVKATPDTSDGNVEDSISKAQAKVQDVVDEIRMEVTSGNVAVNVDGQTYPADQNSFTAKALKYECPSGTVEIDGGCGSVPQKDGTNTAAVAVGVIVALLLLGAISLGGYIYYRRQQRKLPGQNVRLKDLETQENPVYGMGESLPYNTGLRLEEGADGGFLDLTKAQPENVVEIEALPEKLALSSPDMEGGFDDGKLSKEDAAQDEHVAPAPSAPIAVNGVANLSVDGLKKIANWETFNDGKPLSEAPSPPEYEGAVPGAPSAQQLGTDPADVSPNDWETFEDDKLAKEAAAAQQELETETPGDYTEPGGISNPMYASKGQGNA, from the exons ATGTATGGGGCTGGCTTACGGACCGACGTTACGAACG CTTGCACAGATAGCGGTTGCATGGACATGTGTCTAGCTCGCCCCGGAGGAAGAACTTGCATCTGTAGAGCATACTTCGTCCTACAGAGCGATAACACCACGTGTGCTCCTCCTG AAATAAAGGCCCCGAGCTACCTTTGGATCAGTCTTTTGGAGGGAGGCACGACAGTGGTCCGTATGTTTGAAGGGAACAGCAGCAGCATTAGAGCGCTAGCACAACAAACCGTCACGGTCACCAACCTGCTGGCTGCAAAGTCTCCGTCAATCGTTGTGTCCCTTGACTACGACATACGTCAGGGTCTTGTTTTCTGGATTGATGTCGGACTGAAGGAAATACAACAG GTTAATGTCAGGACTGGAAAGGTAACAGCACTGAAGACTGAGATTTCGACTGGAGCAGAGGTTCTCGCTACCGATTGGGTCAACCAAAATCTCTACTACACCGACTTCAACTACAATAGGATAGTCATGATCTCATATAGCTCAGACAGCAGCAACGGTAACAGTCACATCATCTCTGAAACAGGTCTGGATAAACCAAGAGGTATCACCGTGGACCCAACAGCAGG ATTGTATTTTGCCGACACCGAGTTGGACACCATCTCTTCATGTGACTTTGATGGCGGCAATCGGGAAGAGTTTTACTCTCTGTCCGGGACACATTTCTACGACATCACTTTTGACGGT GAAGAGATAATGGCCACTGATTGGTCTGACAGTACCATCAACTTCATCCACAACTCACGGAACATCCTAGCCTACGGTGCCGGGTCTGTCAATAGGGTGTTGGGGGTAGAGTTCTACCACGAGAGCAGACAGCCAAGTGGACAAT CTGACTGCCAGGTTAACAATGGCGGCTGTCAGCACACCTGTGTCGGGGATCAAAGTGGACACAAGTGTCTCTGTCTACCTGACTACAACCTGGCGGAAGATCAGAAGACGTGTGTGCAAA ATGGTCACCTCTTCGACAAGGCTCTCCTTGTGTCCACGGATGAGGGCATACTGCGGTTCCCACACAATCTAGTCGACCTTCCTAAAACTGCGGACTCTACATCGACTGTCTTGGTGACGGGAGGGAAGACTGTTGCTATGGATTTCAATTTCAACG AGAAAGCCATCTACTACGCAGAAGACGTCAACGGTCAAATGCAGAACATCAAAAAGTTCGAACTGGCAAGAAGTAGCTCTGTTGAAATCTACTCGGGAGGACAAGGAATAGCAG GAATAGCCGTTGACTGGGTTACGTCTAACGTATACTGGACGGAGGGTAGTACTAATGGCTCGATCTCTGTTGCTCGACTGGATGGAAGTTCTAGGAAAATTCTAAAGGAACATCTGAATGACCCAAGAGGGATCGCTGTACATCCAGGACTGAA ATTGCTTTATTGGACGGAAGTTGGTGGTTCCACCCCTCGTATTTCCCGTTCTACTCTCGCTGGAACCGAACAGGAAGTCATCATTTCGTCAAATCTTGGAATAGCCATAAGCAAGCCGACTGCTCTCTCCATCGACTTCCTTAATAGCAG AGTTTACTGGGCTGACAGTGACACAGGCACCGTCATGTCGTCAAACCTTCGCGGTAAGGAACCCCAACAACACTGGTCAAGCAACGGCGGAGAACTCTTCGGAATAGCCGTCTACAAG GACTTTAATTTCTGGACGGATCGTACGAACCGGACCGTCAGTATCGGGTTGAGGAGCACGTTAGAAAAGACGGTCCAGCTTCAGACAACTCCTCACAGCGTCCGCGTGTTCGACGGCAGTGAACAGCCACTCTCTAGAG GTCCATGTGAtcttcaaaatggcggctgtaACGAGTTGTGCCTGCCGACAACCACGGACCGTAAAGTCTGCGCCTGCGCAGAGGGTCATCAGTTGAAGCCAGACGGTTTAACCTGCATCAACCCTGCCAATGTACCGAAAA CAACACCTGCAGTTACAACCCAagcaagaacaacaacagttgcATCACCAGTACGAG CCACGTCCTGCACGAAGGACACCCTACCGCCGGTCACTAACGGTGAATTCGGCCGCTGTCCAGTCACAGCAAACGTCATGAAGTGCTATGTCGTCTGTCGGCCTAACTACAGACCAACCGCCAGGACCATCACATGTCTACCAGATGGCAACTGGAACATAACTACGGAGTACGCCTGTGCAA GAGCTGAAACACCGGATGCAGTTTCCATCCCCGTGTCCTTCAACATTCCAAACGTCCCTTGTACCAATGACGTCTCAACGCTACGCTCAGCAAGGATAAGTCTCATCAACAACTTTCGACGGCAAGGAATCTGCCAAACAGCTTTGCAAACTAACGTTGACTTGTGCAATGCTGATCAAATAGCAGTGTCATGTTCTGACAGCAGTACACGAAAGCGAAGAGCACCAGAACACGTTGGTGTTCTCCAACTGTTGGCAGCAATGTCAAAAGATAGTCACAGTCGTAAGCCTTCGGCTAAAATAACATTGATGAATGAGGCTAAAGAATCCATCCTACAATATAAGGAAGCATATAGAAAGAAGCGAGAATTAGGTCTCGAAGAGAAAGACATTGCTTCATCATTGACAGTGGGTAACAACGATGACGTAGTGATGCATTTGGTCAAGAAAGATGTGGTCGGAGTCGGAGAAAGCAGAATCTGGTCAGACAGGGTCAAACGAGCCAGCAACGGTTTGGACGTGGACATTGAGGTCAAGGCTACTCCGGACACGTCGGACGGAAACGTTGAGGACAGCATCAGCAAAGCTCAGGCCAAAGTACAGGATGTTGTAGATGAGATCAGGATGGAGGTGACGTCAGGGAACGTTGCCGTAAATGTAGATGGGCAGACCTACCCGGCAGATCAAAACTCATTCACGGCAAAGGCTTTGAAGTATGAATGTCCAAGCGGAACCGTGGAAATAGATGGAGGCTGTG GGTCAGTACCACAGAAAGACGGAACCAATACCGCAGCTGTGGCAGTTGGTGTCATCGTGGCCTTGCTGCTTTTAGGTGCCATCTCGCTAGGTGGCTACATATACTACCGCAGACAGCAGCGCAAGCTACCAGGACAAAACGTCCGACTCAAAGACTTGGAGACGCAGGAGAATCCAGTATATGGCATGGGCGAATCCCTTCCCTACAACACAG GTCTAAGGCTTGAAGAAGGTGCCGATGGTGGGTTCCTAGACCTGACCAAAGCTCAACCCGAAAACGTCGTGGAAATAGAAGCTTTGCCCGAGAAGCTTGCTCTGTCTTCACCCGATATGGAGGGCGGATTTGATGACGGCAAGCTTTCCAAAGAAGAtgcggcacaagacgagcacgTGGCGCCCGCTCCAAGTGCACCAATCGCTGTGAACGGCGTCGCCAATCTCTCAGTTGACGGATTGAAG aaaATCGCCAACTGGGAAACTTTCAATGACGGTAAGCCGCTCTCCGAGGCTCCATCTCCACCGGAGTACGAGGGTGCTGTTCCCGGTGCACCCTCGGCACAACAGCTCGGTACCGATCCCGCGGACGTATCTCCCAACGACTGGGAGACATTTGAAGACGACAAGCTGGCAAAGGAAGCTGCCGCCGCCCAACAAGAGCTGGAGACCGAGACTCCGGGCGATTACACCGAACCGGGAGGTATAAGCAACCCTATGTATGCCTCCAAGGGACAAGGAAATGCGTAA